Proteins encoded by one window of Azospirillum brasilense:
- a CDS encoding extracellular solute-binding protein gives MTKVPETTSLEQRSSAETQRAAKGFTRRLLLQGTAAAAGVAAVGPFILREGRAASGSVKIFSWAGYISPDMLADFEKKTGIKASLTEYGTNDELLNQLKATGGAGFDIIHPTVDRVPNYVEFELVQPLDESKVTWDGCLKSAVEGSAAMGGVVGGKRFFAPADWGTEAIAYDQAKAPLTYGTASYGDLWKPEHAGKVTVRGHSGLIGIGLWLEGQGKLPHPIREQFKDEAKARANFDAILQVAAANKKAIGQFWSNENEAQGAFRTNGCVIGQTWDSSAVALRKEGLPIRFLAPKEGALAWMEGFAIPAKAANLEQAYAWINWFYTPQAGALYTNHSGISSTAVGAEAHLSDLNKQFFADAYPGDALQKLWWWPIQEAWYVSIRNEYQDRFLAA, from the coding sequence ATGACCAAGGTTCCGGAAACCACCAGCCTGGAACAGCGCTCCAGCGCCGAGACGCAGCGCGCCGCCAAGGGCTTCACCCGCCGCCTGCTGCTCCAGGGGACCGCCGCCGCCGCGGGCGTCGCCGCGGTCGGCCCCTTCATCCTGCGCGAGGGCCGCGCCGCGTCGGGCAGCGTCAAGATCTTCTCCTGGGCCGGCTACATCAGCCCGGACATGCTGGCCGACTTCGAGAAGAAGACCGGCATCAAGGCCAGCCTGACCGAATACGGCACCAACGACGAGCTGCTGAACCAGCTCAAGGCCACCGGTGGCGCCGGCTTCGACATCATCCACCCCACGGTGGACCGCGTGCCGAACTATGTGGAGTTCGAGCTGGTCCAGCCGCTGGACGAATCGAAGGTCACGTGGGACGGCTGCCTGAAGTCGGCGGTCGAGGGCTCCGCCGCCATGGGCGGCGTGGTCGGCGGCAAGCGCTTCTTCGCCCCCGCCGACTGGGGGACCGAGGCCATCGCCTATGATCAGGCCAAGGCGCCGCTGACCTACGGCACCGCCAGCTACGGCGACCTGTGGAAGCCGGAGCACGCCGGCAAGGTGACGGTGCGCGGCCATTCCGGCCTGATCGGCATCGGCCTGTGGCTGGAAGGCCAGGGCAAGCTGCCCCACCCGATCCGCGAGCAGTTCAAGGACGAGGCGAAGGCGCGCGCCAATTTCGACGCGATCCTTCAGGTCGCCGCCGCCAACAAGAAGGCCATCGGCCAGTTCTGGTCGAACGAGAACGAGGCCCAGGGCGCCTTCCGCACCAACGGTTGCGTCATCGGCCAGACCTGGGATTCGTCCGCGGTCGCCCTGCGCAAGGAGGGGCTGCCGATCCGCTTCCTGGCGCCGAAGGAAGGGGCGCTGGCCTGGATGGAGGGCTTCGCGATTCCGGCCAAGGCGGCGAACCTGGAGCAGGCCTACGCCTGGATCAACTGGTTCTACACGCCGCAGGCGGGCGCCCTCTACACCAACCACTCCGGCATCTCCAGCACGGCGGTCGGGGCGGAGGCGCATCTGTCCGACCTGAACAAGCAGTTCTTCGCCGACGCCTATCCGGGCGACGCGCTGCAGAAGCTGTGGTGGTGGCCGATCCAGGAGGCCTGGTACGTCTCCATCCGCAACGAGTACCAGGACCGCTTCCTGGCCGCGTGA
- a CDS encoding ABC transporter ATP-binding protein has protein sequence MSQDVQLESVTMRFGSVTAVRDVSLTVGAGEFFSFLGPSGCGKTTILRMVSGFMEPTEGAIRIGGRDMRGIGPNRRPTALIFQNLALFPLMTVAENIGFGLEVRGVPSAERQGRVRKLLDLVALPDAAEKKVTELSGGQRQRIAIARALAVEPAVLLLDEPLSALDLKLRQHMRAELRDLQKRTGVTFIYITHDQGEALTMSDRIGVMSRGVLEQVGDGRAIYDHPETAFVASFVGENNRFAGTVAESAGGLAALDTPRGRLIGRNPRRLSPGDRATLFVRPERMAAGAGAENALEARVTHRDFEGAFINAFLEGGITVQVPHLGDEPPLTPGEPARIAFRAEDAVVLPDAPA, from the coding sequence ATGAGTCAGGACGTCCAGCTCGAGTCCGTCACCATGCGGTTCGGTTCCGTCACCGCCGTCCGCGACGTGTCGCTGACGGTCGGGGCGGGGGAATTCTTCAGCTTCCTCGGCCCGTCGGGCTGCGGGAAGACCACCATCCTGCGCATGGTCTCCGGCTTCATGGAGCCGACGGAGGGCGCCATCCGCATCGGCGGGCGGGACATGCGCGGCATCGGCCCGAACAGGCGGCCGACCGCGCTGATCTTCCAGAATCTCGCCCTGTTCCCGCTGATGACGGTGGCGGAGAACATCGGCTTCGGGCTGGAGGTGCGCGGCGTGCCCTCGGCGGAGCGCCAGGGGCGGGTGCGCAAGCTGCTCGACCTCGTGGCCCTGCCGGACGCCGCGGAGAAGAAGGTGACGGAGCTGTCGGGCGGCCAGCGCCAGCGCATCGCCATCGCCCGCGCGCTGGCGGTGGAGCCCGCCGTCCTGCTGCTGGACGAGCCGCTGTCGGCGCTGGACCTCAAGCTGCGCCAGCACATGCGCGCCGAGCTGCGCGACCTGCAGAAGCGGACCGGCGTGACCTTCATCTACATCACCCACGACCAGGGCGAGGCGCTGACCATGTCCGACCGGATCGGCGTGATGTCCAGGGGCGTGCTGGAGCAGGTGGGCGACGGCCGGGCCATCTACGACCACCCGGAAACCGCCTTCGTCGCCTCCTTCGTCGGGGAGAACAACCGCTTCGCCGGCACCGTCGCCGAGTCGGCGGGGGGCTTGGCCGCTCTGGACACGCCTCGTGGCCGTCTGATCGGGCGCAACCCGCGCCGCCTGTCGCCCGGCGACCGCGCCACCCTGTTCGTCCGGCCGGAGCGCATGGCGGCGGGGGCGGGGGCGGAGAACGCGCTGGAGGCGCGGGTCACCCACCGCGATTTCGAGGGCGCCTTCATCAACGCCTTCCTGGAGGGCGGCATCACCGTCCAGGTCCCGCATCTCGGCGACGAGCCGCCGCTGACCCCCGGCGAACCCGCCCGCATCGCCTTCCGGGCCGAGGACGCCGTGGTTCTGCCGGACGCGCCGGCCTGA
- a CDS encoding CopD family protein has translation MRRLVVGWVAALMLLSLSAPALAHAVLVESVPEDGARLDSPPAEAVLRFNEPVRPVSVTLTGPGGVTLPLPAPAAGDGALRVALPGGLAVGTHVLSYRVSSADGHPVAGSLLFGIGAEPERPAELGGATPPATLLAAAALRGLHYGSLLAAVGGGLFLVLVAGRWSPLNRRLRPGLCLGVGVAALVAVLNAGLAGAVLEGAPLSALAGATPWIAGLTSTAGPSVLLALLSLIAAALGLALEDRGTAGRVLLVIGAVGAALALAATGHAATAEPRWLSVPLVALHGLAVAFWIGSFWPLAVLLRTEPPTESLRLVRRFSAIAVPAVAMLLLAGAGLSVLQIADPRSILTTAYGQIWTGKIVCALALLALAAVNRWRLTPRLETMGAKGADRLRASVHTEMVVAALVVLFTAGLGTTPPPRTQAPLVFAEKPAGFSTAVVARGRTAIVTVTPATPGANRVEMRLTGPDGAPVDALEVSAELALPAAGIEGITRPLPKLAPGVYAADGVALPVAGSWAVRLDALVSDFEKVPFRAAVPIGR, from the coding sequence ATGCGCCGGCTGGTCGTGGGGTGGGTCGCCGCCCTGATGCTGCTGTCCCTGTCCGCGCCGGCCCTGGCGCATGCCGTGCTGGTCGAGAGCGTCCCGGAGGACGGGGCGCGGCTCGACAGCCCGCCCGCCGAGGCCGTGCTGCGCTTCAACGAGCCGGTGCGGCCGGTGTCGGTGACGCTGACCGGCCCCGGCGGGGTGACGCTTCCCCTGCCCGCCCCGGCCGCCGGGGACGGGGCGCTGCGCGTCGCCCTGCCCGGCGGGCTGGCGGTGGGGACCCACGTCCTCAGCTACCGCGTCAGCTCGGCGGACGGCCACCCGGTTGCCGGATCGCTCCTGTTCGGGATCGGTGCGGAACCGGAACGACCGGCGGAGCTGGGCGGAGCGACCCCGCCGGCGACGCTGCTGGCCGCCGCGGCGCTGCGGGGGCTCCATTACGGAAGCCTGCTCGCCGCGGTGGGCGGCGGGCTGTTCCTGGTTCTGGTGGCGGGGCGGTGGAGTCCGCTGAACCGCCGCCTGCGCCCCGGCCTGTGCCTGGGCGTCGGCGTCGCCGCGCTGGTGGCGGTGCTGAACGCCGGGCTGGCCGGGGCGGTGCTGGAAGGGGCGCCGCTGTCCGCCCTGGCCGGCGCGACGCCCTGGATCGCCGGCCTGACGAGCACGGCGGGGCCGAGCGTCCTCCTGGCGCTGCTCAGCCTGATCGCCGCCGCGCTGGGACTGGCGCTGGAAGACCGCGGAACGGCGGGCCGCGTCCTGCTGGTCATCGGGGCGGTCGGGGCGGCGCTGGCGCTGGCCGCCACCGGCCACGCCGCGACGGCGGAGCCGCGCTGGCTCAGCGTGCCGCTGGTCGCCTTGCACGGTCTGGCGGTGGCCTTCTGGATCGGCAGCTTCTGGCCGCTGGCCGTGCTGCTGCGGACGGAGCCGCCGACCGAGTCGCTGCGGCTGGTCCGCCGCTTCTCCGCCATCGCGGTTCCGGCGGTGGCGATGCTTCTGCTGGCCGGAGCGGGGCTGAGCGTGTTGCAGATCGCCGACCCGCGCAGCATCCTGACCACCGCCTACGGCCAGATCTGGACCGGCAAGATCGTCTGCGCGCTGGCCCTGCTGGCGCTGGCCGCCGTCAACCGCTGGCGGCTGACGCCACGGCTGGAGACCATGGGCGCCAAGGGAGCGGACCGGCTGCGCGCCAGCGTCCACACCGAGATGGTGGTGGCCGCGCTGGTCGTGCTGTTCACCGCCGGGCTGGGCACCACGCCGCCGCCGCGCACCCAGGCCCCGCTGGTCTTCGCCGAAAAACCGGCGGGCTTCAGCACCGCGGTCGTGGCGCGCGGGCGCACGGCCATCGTCACGGTGACCCCGGCAACGCCGGGAGCGAACCGCGTCGAGATGCGCCTGACGGGACCGGACGGCGCGCCGGTCGACGCGCTGGAGGTGTCGGCGGAGCTGGCCCTGCCCGCCGCCGGGATCGAGGGCATCACCCGCCCCCTGCCCAAGCTGGCGCCCGGCGTCTACGCGGCGGACGGGGTGGCCCTGCCGGTGGCTGGGTCCTGGGCGGTACGGCTGGACGCGCTGGTCAGCGACTTCGAGAAGGTGCCCTTCCGCGCCGCGGTGCCAATCGGGCGCTGA
- a CDS encoding YcnI family copper-binding membrane protein, producing the protein MIRNTRGALLAAAVLACLPGLLPGSAALAHTTLETKQAPAASTYKGVLRVGHGCGASPTVALRVQIPEGVIAVKPMPKPGWTLTTKEGQYAKAYDYYGESLSKGVTEIAWTGGSLPDAHYDEFVFRARLPDAAPGTVVYFPVVQECETGVHRWIEIPEPGKTDHDVKEPAPGVTLTAKP; encoded by the coding sequence ATGATCCGCAACACCCGCGGCGCCCTGCTGGCCGCCGCCGTCCTCGCTTGCCTGCCCGGTCTTCTTCCTGGTTCCGCCGCCCTCGCCCACACCACGCTGGAGACCAAGCAGGCCCCCGCCGCCAGCACCTACAAGGGCGTGCTGCGCGTCGGCCATGGCTGCGGCGCCTCCCCCACCGTCGCCCTGCGCGTGCAGATCCCGGAGGGGGTCATCGCGGTGAAGCCGATGCCCAAGCCCGGCTGGACCCTGACGACCAAGGAAGGCCAATACGCCAAGGCCTATGATTACTACGGCGAGTCGCTGAGCAAGGGCGTCACCGAGATCGCCTGGACCGGCGGCTCGCTGCCCGACGCCCATTACGACGAGTTCGTCTTCCGCGCCCGCCTGCCCGACGCCGCCCCCGGCACCGTGGTCTATTTCCCCGTGGTGCAGGAGTGCGAGACCGGCGTGCACCGCTGGATCGAGATTCCGGAGCCGGGCAAGACCGACCACGACGTCAAGGAGCCGGCCCCCGGCGTCACCCTGACCGCCAAGCCGTAA
- a CDS encoding DUF2946 family protein, producing the protein MREATAWVAALVLVFHALVMATHVPAPLARVLAESAQLAMAGSICHSGSAPDASAAPHADHGPVPDGTPGHVTYCPICLSLGGGSLLGPALAPAPLPPAGIVLAAVPLPEDDAAGAGRTPRAFSARAPPVGV; encoded by the coding sequence ATGAGGGAGGCAACAGCGTGGGTCGCCGCGCTGGTGCTGGTCTTCCACGCCCTGGTCATGGCCACCCACGTCCCGGCGCCGCTGGCCAGGGTGCTGGCGGAATCGGCGCAGCTCGCCATGGCCGGCTCGATCTGCCATTCGGGTTCCGCGCCCGACGCCTCCGCCGCGCCGCACGCCGACCATGGCCCCGTCCCCGACGGCACGCCGGGCCACGTCACCTATTGCCCGATCTGCCTGTCGCTGGGCGGCGGGTCCCTGCTGGGTCCGGCCCTGGCGCCGGCCCCGCTGCCGCCGGCCGGAATCGTGCTGGCCGCCGTTCCGCTGCCCGAGGACGACGCGGCGGGGGCCGGCCGCACCCCGCGCGCCTTCTCCGCCAGGGCGCCTCCGGTGGGTGTCTGA
- a CDS encoding ABC transporter permease: protein MGGVLRRYGPVLTAAILLAVAAWLLLLVVLPQLLMVDFSFRPSLPPSKAGGPEDVYTLRNYATLWTNQIHLAIFLKTIWASSLVTAVTLAVCYPVAFYMAQVAPRRRLPLLVLMLVVPFWINELLRTFAWYIILAFNGPLNALLVGLGVFSEPQRLLGGDAGVIIGMVYVYILFMVFPIMNAMESLDRNQIEAARDLGAGWLRIHRRIVIPHAKPGIAVGCIMTFMLAAGSYAVPALLGGPQSRWFTEVIYNWFFEGGNWNQGAAYAFILLILCIAFILLMMRLFRVGLTDIAK, encoded by the coding sequence ATGGGCGGCGTGCTGCGCCGGTACGGTCCGGTTCTGACCGCGGCGATCCTGCTGGCGGTGGCCGCGTGGCTGCTGCTGCTGGTCGTGCTGCCGCAATTGCTGATGGTGGATTTCTCCTTCCGCCCGTCACTGCCGCCCAGCAAGGCCGGCGGGCCGGAGGACGTCTACACGCTGCGCAACTACGCAACGCTGTGGACCAACCAGATCCATCTGGCGATCTTCCTCAAGACGATCTGGGCGAGCAGCCTCGTCACCGCCGTCACTCTGGCGGTCTGCTACCCCGTGGCCTTCTACATGGCGCAGGTGGCGCCGCGGCGGCGCCTGCCGCTGCTCGTGTTGATGCTCGTCGTGCCCTTCTGGATCAACGAGCTGCTGCGCACCTTCGCCTGGTACATCATCCTGGCCTTCAACGGGCCGCTGAACGCGCTCCTGGTCGGGCTCGGCGTGTTTTCGGAGCCGCAGCGTCTGCTCGGCGGCGACGCCGGGGTCATCATCGGGATGGTCTACGTCTACATCCTCTTCATGGTGTTCCCGATCATGAACGCCATGGAGTCGCTGGACCGCAACCAGATCGAGGCGGCGCGCGACCTGGGGGCCGGCTGGCTGCGCATCCACCGCCGCATCGTCATCCCCCACGCCAAGCCGGGCATCGCGGTCGGCTGCATCATGACCTTCATGCTGGCGGCGGGCAGCTACGCCGTGCCGGCCCTGCTCGGCGGGCCGCAGAGCCGCTGGTTCACCGAGGTCATCTACAACTGGTTCTTCGAGGGCGGGAACTGGAACCAGGGTGCGGCCTACGCCTTTATCCTGCTGATCCTGTGCATCGCCTTCATCCTGCTGATGATGCGGCTGTTCCGCGTCGGCCTCACGGACATCGCGAAATGA
- a CDS encoding ABC transporter permease has translation MTAATFRRWVTGAYLVLFFGYLFLPLGIMAAATFNSSRFPTVTPWMGFTLQWFGALWADQRMWQALGTSLLVGAGVIAVAVPLGLAAALLLDRLHSRARTFLYAVMVSPLLTPGVIVGISTLVFWREWFGVTGGLFLTILAQSSFIAAYAMLLFLARLQRFDQTLEEAALDLGATHGQVFRRITLPYLTPAILSASFLAFLQSFENYNTTLFVRGLDTTLTVYIASKVRTGLTPAVNALSLILIALTILGAVVYEILRRREARRQPDPA, from the coding sequence ATGACGGCTGCCACCTTCCGCCGCTGGGTCACCGGGGCCTATCTCGTCCTGTTCTTCGGCTACCTGTTCCTGCCGCTGGGGATCATGGCGGCGGCGACCTTCAACAGCAGCCGCTTCCCGACCGTCACCCCCTGGATGGGCTTCACCCTGCAATGGTTCGGCGCCCTGTGGGCCGACCAGCGCATGTGGCAGGCGCTGGGGACCAGCCTGCTGGTCGGGGCGGGAGTGATCGCCGTGGCGGTGCCGCTGGGCTTGGCGGCGGCGCTGCTGCTCGACCGGCTGCACAGCCGGGCGCGGACCTTCCTCTACGCCGTGATGGTGTCGCCGCTGCTGACGCCGGGGGTGATCGTCGGCATCTCCACACTGGTCTTCTGGCGGGAGTGGTTCGGGGTGACCGGCGGCCTGTTCCTGACAATCCTGGCGCAGTCCAGCTTCATCGCGGCCTACGCGATGCTTCTGTTCCTGGCGCGGCTGCAACGGTTCGACCAGACGCTGGAGGAGGCGGCGCTGGATCTGGGCGCCACCCATGGGCAGGTGTTCCGGCGGATCACGCTGCCCTATCTGACGCCGGCCATCCTGTCGGCGTCCTTCCTGGCCTTCCTGCAGAGCTTCGAGAACTACAACACGACGCTGTTCGTCCGCGGGCTGGACACCACGCTGACGGTCTACATCGCCTCGAAGGTGCGCACGGGCCTGACGCCCGCGGTCAACGCGCTGTCGCTGATCCTGATCGCGCTGACCATCCTGGGCGCCGTCGTCTACGAAATCCTGCGCCGGCGCGAAGCGCGCCGGCAGCCGGACCCCGCGTGA
- a CDS encoding acyl-CoA thioesterase: MTDPTRPDLYRFWIAEHVRFADLDALGHVNNNAIGVYFEQLRVSLVHDCGGFRAESPWTVVLARSVIDYKAELMFPADIRVGARVAKVGNTSVILGAAIFDGDRCIAVQEAVCVIVDKNSHRPTPVPADLRDALARYV; the protein is encoded by the coding sequence ATGACCGATCCGACCCGCCCCGACCTCTACCGTTTCTGGATCGCGGAGCATGTGCGCTTCGCCGACCTCGACGCGCTCGGCCACGTCAACAACAACGCCATTGGCGTGTATTTCGAGCAGCTCCGCGTGTCGCTGGTCCATGATTGCGGCGGTTTCCGAGCCGAGTCCCCCTGGACCGTGGTGCTGGCGCGCAGCGTCATCGACTACAAGGCGGAGCTGATGTTCCCGGCGGACATCCGCGTCGGCGCGCGGGTCGCGAAGGTCGGCAACACCTCCGTCATTCTGGGGGCGGCGATCTTCGACGGCGACCGCTGCATCGCCGTGCAGGAGGCGGTCTGCGTCATCGTCGACAAGAACAGCCACCGTCCGACGCCGGTGCCGGCCGACCTGCGCGACGCCCTGGCCCGCTACGTGTGA
- a CDS encoding multicopper oxidase family protein: protein MPPFLPLTRRDLLTGSVLLAGAGLLPRAARGAAVGEGRVVRLSAGPARANLAGTGFPDTAVWAYDGRVPGPELRFRQGDTARIAFANTLPEATTIHWHGLRVPNAMDGVPGLSQPPVPAGGRFDYEFPLKDAGTFWYHPHVNSGVQVAHGLTGAFIVEEREPIRVDRDLLWLLGDWRLTKEAELAGGFGHPMDATHAGRIGNTVTINGAVRDSVPVRAGERVRLRLINAANARVFALDFQGHAPRVIALDGQPVTPHAPPDGKVVLAPGQRADLVIDMEGRPGEGFDVVDGFYPRMAYRLTRLTYSGEAPLRDSPLDAPVALPANPLPEPDLAGAVRQDVVLDGGMHGAMPKGAGPRGPFWALNGVAAPGHSSMEHHHPEPLITVKRGQTQVTAFVNETGWWHPMHLHGFPFRVLSRNGRPAEHREWRDTVLLGPRETAEIAFVAEEVGDWMLHCHVLEHQETGMMAVLRVTA, encoded by the coding sequence GTGCCGCCGTTTCTCCCGCTGACCCGCCGCGATCTGCTGACCGGCTCCGTCCTGCTGGCCGGGGCCGGCCTGCTGCCGCGCGCGGCCCGTGGGGCGGCGGTGGGGGAGGGACGGGTGGTCCGCCTGTCCGCCGGCCCGGCCCGCGCCAATCTGGCGGGGACGGGCTTTCCCGACACGGCGGTCTGGGCCTATGACGGGCGGGTTCCGGGGCCGGAGCTGCGCTTCCGCCAGGGCGACACGGCGCGCATCGCCTTTGCCAACACTCTGCCGGAAGCGACGACCATCCACTGGCACGGCCTGCGCGTCCCCAACGCCATGGACGGGGTGCCCGGCCTGTCGCAGCCGCCGGTGCCGGCGGGCGGGCGGTTCGACTATGAATTCCCGCTGAAGGACGCCGGCACCTTCTGGTACCACCCCCACGTCAACAGCGGCGTGCAGGTGGCCCACGGCCTGACCGGGGCCTTCATCGTGGAGGAGCGCGAGCCGATCCGCGTGGACCGCGACCTGCTCTGGCTGCTCGGCGACTGGCGCCTGACGAAGGAGGCGGAGCTGGCCGGCGGTTTCGGTCACCCCATGGACGCCACCCACGCCGGGCGCATCGGCAACACCGTCACCATCAACGGCGCCGTCCGGGACAGCGTGCCGGTCCGCGCCGGGGAGCGCGTCCGCCTGCGCCTGATCAACGCGGCGAACGCCCGCGTCTTCGCGCTCGACTTCCAGGGCCACGCGCCGCGGGTGATCGCGCTGGACGGCCAGCCGGTGACGCCGCACGCCCCGCCGGACGGCAAGGTCGTGCTGGCGCCCGGCCAGCGCGCCGACCTCGTGATCGACATGGAAGGCCGGCCGGGCGAAGGCTTCGACGTGGTCGACGGCTTCTACCCGCGCATGGCCTACCGGCTGACCCGGCTGACCTACAGCGGCGAGGCCCCCTTGCGCGACTCGCCGTTGGATGCCCCGGTCGCGCTGCCCGCCAACCCGCTGCCGGAGCCCGACCTTGCCGGCGCTGTCCGCCAGGACGTGGTGCTGGACGGCGGGATGCACGGCGCCATGCCGAAGGGTGCCGGGCCGCGCGGCCCCTTCTGGGCGCTGAACGGCGTGGCTGCCCCAGGCCATTCATCCATGGAGCATCATCATCCGGAGCCGCTCATCACCGTCAAACGCGGTCAAACGCAGGTGACGGCCTTCGTCAACGAGACCGGCTGGTGGCACCCCATGCACCTGCACGGCTTTCCCTTCCGCGTCCTCTCGCGCAACGGCCGGCCGGCCGAACACCGCGAGTGGCGCGACACCGTCCTGCTCGGCCCCCGTGAGACGGCCGAGATCGCCTTCGTGGCCGAAGAGGTCGGCGACTGGATGCTCCACTGCCATGTTCTGGAGCATCAGGAGACCGGCATGATGGCCGTCCTGAGAGTGACCGCGTGA